A window of Argopecten irradians isolate NY chromosome 14, Ai_NY, whole genome shotgun sequence contains these coding sequences:
- the LOC138307573 gene encoding uncharacterized protein — protein sequence MESVDVLILGHSFVRRLRDDLTGSWTNLGFDLDSVRVHCIGKGGSRVRDLPFMSSSISEIQPKIVLLQIGGNDLDSTDHDCVAERLPNDLISVAQWLRAGFGVGQVGIMQLFYRTRTRSVPVDIYNRAVDSVNDRVKMMCEEAQGCFYWRHKGLKTAALLCLKQDGVHLIQAKQQELSTCPVNALYQYVQIRGSSPGPLFIFPGNIPVSYQHFSSCLRNSLIWAGFQPNQYTSHSFRIGAASTAAASGVPDEEIQHMGRWKSLAFKRYIRLPTLFDVTTPH from the coding sequence ATGGAATCTGTAGATGTTTTGATTCTCGGACATAGTTTTGTTAGACGGTTACGAGATGATTTGACAGGTTCATGGACAAACTTAGGTTTCGACCTTGACTCGGTCCGCGTCCATTGTATCGGAAAAGGGGGGAGTCGGGTTCGCGATCTCCCTTTCATGTCTAGTTCAATCTCAGAGATACAACCTAAGATTGTTTTACTGCAAATCGGTGGTAATGATCTGGACTCAACCGATCATGATTGTGTAGCGGAACGGTTGCCCAATGACTTAATATCTGTGGCACAGTGGCTTCGTGCGGGGTTCGGCGTGGGCCAAGTTGGCATTATGCAACTTTTTTATAGGACAAGGACAAGATCCGTACCAGTGGATATTTATAATAGGGCCGTGGATAGTGTCAATGATAGGGTGAAAATGATGTGTGAAGAAGCACAAGGATGTTTTTATTGGAGGCACAAAGGCCTTAAGACGGCTGCCCTTCTTTGTTTAAAACAAGATGGCGTCCATCTCATTCAGGCTAAACAGCAGGAGCTTTCCACCTGCCCTGTCAATGCCCTTTATCAGTATGTCCAAATACGGGGGTCATCACCAGGCCCTTTATTTATCTTTCCAGGCAATATTCCTGTGTCATACCAACACTTTAGTTCATGCCTAAGAAACTCTCTTATATGGGCTGGTTTCCAACCTAACCAGTATACCAGTCACAGTTTTCGCATTGGGGCAGCTAGCACTGCTGCTGCGTCCGGTGTTCCAGATGAAGAAATACAACACATGGGTAGGTGGAAGTCTCTGGCCTTCAAACGCTACATTAGACTTCCCACTCTTTTTGATGTTACAACCCCTCATTAG
- the LOC138306870 gene encoding LOW QUALITY PROTEIN: UDP-glucuronic acid decarboxylase 1-like (The sequence of the model RefSeq protein was modified relative to this genomic sequence to represent the inferred CDS: deleted 1 base in 1 codon), with amino-acid sequence MWTRVRVMIPIKKMRNAVVTIAAVAALIIIGFGKFSSSNEVSRSAKNVGQDTYQTIENLKRRVAELEKGRKTFPEVKFLTYKNRKRILISGGAGFVGSHLVDKLMLEGHEVTVVDNFFTGRKRNVEHWIGHENFELINHDIVNPLFIEVDQIYHLASPASPPNYMYNPVKTIKTNTIGTIHMLGLAKRVRGRLLLASTSEVYGDPEVHPQPEEYWGHVNPIGPRACYDEGKRVAETMCYAYAKQDHIQVRVARIFNTFGPRMHMNDGRVVSNFILQALQDEPLTVYGDGNQTRSFQYVSDLVDGLVKLMNSNYSLPVNLGNPDEHTILDFANIIKKLIGGKSEIVHKPIMQDDPKKRKPDITKAREYLDWKPKVPMMTGIEKTIEYFRNELTRSRHSERNFHFPAEDKIQHKDPDIDIDN; translated from the exons ATGTGGACAAGAGTTCGAGTAATGATACCGATAAAGAAGATGAGGAATGCAGTCGTAACCATAGCTGCTGTCGCAGCTTTAATTATAA TTGGATTTGGCAAGTTTTCATCTTCTAATGAAGTATCTAG GTCTGCAAAGAATGTTGGACAGGACACTTACCAAACTATTGAAAATCTGAAACGCAGAGTAGCAGAATTGGAAAAAGg TAGGAAAACTTTCCCAGAAGTGAAGTTCCTGACCTAC AAGAACAGGAAGAGGATCCTG ATTTCAGGAGGAGCTGGATTCGTTGGGTCCCATCTTGTGGACAAGTTAATGTTAGAAGGTCATGAGGTCACCGTGGTAGACAATTTCTTCACCGGCCGTAAACGTAACGTGGAGCATTGGATTGGCCATGAGAACTTTGAACTCATCAACCATGACATTGTAAATCCTCTGTTTATAGAAG ttgATCAGATTTATCATCTTGCTTCACCGGCATCTCCaccaaactacatgtacaatccAGTAAAAACCATTAAAACCAACACCATCGGCACCATCCATATGTTAG GGTTAGCCAAACGTGTAAGAGGTCGCCTCCTGCTGGCTTCAACATCAGAAGTGTATGGTG ACCCGGAGGTCCACCCCCAGCCTGAGGAATACTGGGGACACGTAAACCCTATAGGACCCCGGGCCTGTTATGATGAGGGCAAGCGGGTAGCAGAGACAATGTGTTACGCCTATGCCAAACAG GACCATATTCAAGTGCGAGTTGCAAGGATTTTTAACACATTTGGCCCACGGATGCATATGAATGATGGACGAGTTGTCAGCAATTTTATCCTACAAGCCCTTCAGGACGAACCATTGACG GTATATGGAGATGGAAATCAGACAAGATCATTTCAGTACGTATCTGATTTAGTCGATGGCCTCGTCAAATTGATGAATAGTAACTATTCTTTACCTGTAAATCTTGGTAACCCTGATGAACACACGATCCTTGACTTTGCTAACATCATTAAAAAACTTATTG GTGGAAAAAGTGAAATTGTACACAAGCCAATAATGCAAGACGATCCGAAAAAACGTAAACCAGATATAACAAAGGCTCGTGAATATCTCGACTGGAAACCTAAG gttcctatgaTGACTGGGATAGAAAAGACAATCGAATACTTCAGAAATGAATTAACAAGATCACGACATAGTGAACGCAATTTCCACTTTCCTGCTGAAGACAAAATCCAACACAAAGATCCCGATATCGATATAGACAATTAA